CCTAAGTGTTTATATGGAGTACTTTAACCCAATTTGGGAAGAATATAGACAACCTGAAAGGTTTAACCCCAGAATCACTATAGAGAGCCTCTATAACATCCCGGACATGCTCAGGCATTTAAAGGTGAAGGGATCCTTGGGAGTGATCCTCTCATTGATGGGCTCGATATTCTTAGCCGGATTCACAACGGTTCTAGTCCTACTTGAAGTTGGTAGCCAGCTAGTTATGGACGTCTTCCAGGTGAATAGGAGGACTAGCCTAGTTACAGTTGCTCTATTAGCTTCAATTTTAGCAGGATTTGCTTCCCTAGGTCAGATTAGAACAATACTGATAGGAACAATTATCTCGATGGCTCCAATAATAGGATTAGTCGAGTTCCTTCCAGTGATTAAACTAAGAAGGACAGTGACAACTTATGCTCTTGGAGCAATACTTTTGATACTTGGGATATCCAACATTGTGCTAATAACTCAACTTAAAAACCAATACTACAATTTGGGAATAATAGTTGGAATCATGTTACTAATCCCCCTGGCATTTAACAAGCTCCTACTGAGAACCATAATTGCTTCAAGATAATTAAGGATCAAAAAACTAATAAGCAAACCCTCTCATCTTTTCCCGAAAAAAGAAGGAGGGAGTAATGATGGGTGACAAAACGAAGGTTCAGGTTAGCAAGCTCAAGCCTGGAAGGTACATTATCATCGACGATGAGCCCTGTAGAATCGTCAACATAACTGTGTCATCCCCAGGGAAACACGGTTCAGCGAAAGCCAGAATTGAGGCAGTCGGTATCTTTGATGGGAAAGTTAGGAGCATAGTGAAACCAACCAGCGCTGAAGTTGACGTTCCAATAATAGATAAGAAAACTGCTCAGGTCATAGCAATAACACCCGATACAGTCCAAATAATGGACATGGAAACGTATGAAATGTTCGAGGTTCCAATTGAAACTGGAGTTGCAGAAGAGATCAGGGATCAACTCAAAGAGGGCATCAATGTGGAGTATTGGGAAACCCTCGGAAGGATCAAGATAATGAGGATCAAGGGAGAAGGAGAATAACTAAATCTTGATCTCCTTTCCCACGTATATCCCTTCTACATTATTTTTTAAGTTACTCCATAGGTATGCAAATTCCTCAATTCCCGTACAATGTCCTGCATACAGTTTTTTGACTTCAAGATCTTTTAACTTGTTAACAACTTCTTCCAGCATCTCTTTCCTTATCCCTCTTAAATGAAATCCTCCTATAAGCGCAGTTATTGTTTTCTCAGTTAACCTTGTGGCATGAGTAGCAATATTTATTATCCCACTATGCCCACAACCTGTTATAACTGCAACATTCTCTCCTTCTTCAACTATGAGGGCCATATCATCCTTAACAGGATCTTTTGATCCATCTGGAAAGTATCCAACTGCCCTATCCCATGTTTCCCTTCTGATTTCTCCAGAACTCAAAAAGCCTGGAACTATCTCCACTGGATCAGGTGTTAAGTTGAACTTTGCCCCCAATGCCTCCAGCTCATCTTTCGTGAATGGAATTCCAATGTCCCTTCTCTTGGGCTTTAAGGCTATTCTTTTCCTGAATATATCCGGATGGCCATATATTTCCAAAGGTTCGCTTCTCCCTTTCAAGAGCTCCTTAAGTCCACCGGTATGATCATAATGTCCATGAGTTATGAATAGGGCATCTATATCGTCAACATCAATCCCAAGCTCTTCCATATTGTTGAGAAGAACCTTCCCCTCTGTTCCAGCATCAACCAAAATCTTGTATCCATTACTCTCAACGAGGGCCGAGAATCCATGATACCCAATTAACCCCTTTCTGTATCCGGAGTGATTCTCAAATACTATCGTTATTTTCATACAAATCCACCTCTCCATCCTCTTCCTCTCCCCCTACCTCGACCACGTCCACCTCCCTCTGGTGCCAGGACAGCCTGTGTAAGTTCTCCCCTTAAATAGGCCTCTATAGCTTCCCTCACGGTCATTGTCGGTGGTGCCGAGACAAACCTCATTCCGGCAGCCTGAAGTACTGCCGAAGAATTTGGCCCAAATTGGCCAGCTATAACAACGTCCGCCCCTTCATTTATGCAATACTGAGCTGCAGTGACTCCAGCTCCTCTAGGCTGAGAGTAGCCAGGATTCTCAACAACTCGAACGTTTGTTATATTTCCATTCTCATCAACTTCAACGATCGTGAAAGTTGGTGTTCTTCCAAATGCCTGATTCACGAAATCATCGAGTCCTCCCTTAACTGTGGCTACTATGAACTTCATTTAGACCACCCCTCAAACAATTAGGCCAGCCTAATTTAAAAGTTGCGGGATTGATTACACAAATTTGTTCCAAAATGTTTTAAAAATGTTCGCAAATATGATACACACGGAGGTGACATAATGCTCAAAATTGTTGATTTACATGTTGAGGTCGAGGGAAGAGAGATCCTTAAGGGAATAAATCTTAATGTTAATGACGGGGAGTTCCACGTTATAATGGGGCCAAACGGTTCTGGAAAATCAACACTGGCCCTAACGATAGCGGGGCATCCGAAGTATAAGGTAACGAGAGGAAGAATAATTTTTAATGGCAAGGACATTACAGAGTTAACTCCCGATGAAAGAGCAAGAATGGGAATTCTACTTGCATTCCAAGTCCCACCCGAGATCCAAGGAGTTAAAATACTTGATTTCCTCGTCCAAGTTCTCACCGAAGTTAAGGGAGTTGACATCGGAGATGCTTACACGATAGTTTCTGAGAAGGCAGAGGAACTTTGGTTTAGAAAGGAGGATTTGAACAGGTTCATAAACGTGGGCTTCTCCGGAGGAGAAAGAAAGAGGCTAGAGCTCCTGCAGGCTTTACTAATAGAACCAAAACTCCTACTATTAGATGAACCGGATAGTGGTGTTGACGTTGATTCGCTGAGCGTTATAAGTAGAAAGATTGAGGAACTTCACGAGAGAGGTGTCTCCATAATTTTGATAACACACTATGGCAGGATCTTTGGTCATATAGATAAGGAGAAACTTAAGGTTCACATAATGAATGAGGGAAGAATCGTCAGGAGCGGAGGGAGTGAATTGATCGAGTTAATAGAAGAGAGAGGGTTTAAGGCCATTTTTGGAGGGGAAGATAATGAGTGAGACGCTCACATTATCCGATGCAAAGTCAATTATCGAGAATCAAATAGAGGAACTTGCAAAGAGAAACAAGGAACCTGAATGGATGACAAGGATAAGGTACAAAGCCCTCGAAGACTTCATGAAAGCTCCAATAAACGATCCGATAATAGATGAGCAAACATTACTTAACTTTATAGCCAAACCGGAGATTGAGGGTATTCCAGAGAAAATAGAGAGCTTAGAGGACTTACCTCCCGAGAT
The window above is part of the Pyrococcus sp. NA2 genome. Proteins encoded here:
- the sufC gene encoding Fe-S cluster assembly ATPase SufC, with product MLKIVDLHVEVEGREILKGINLNVNDGEFHVIMGPNGSGKSTLALTIAGHPKYKVTRGRIIFNGKDITELTPDERARMGILLAFQVPPEIQGVKILDFLVQVLTEVKGVDIGDAYTIVSEKAEELWFRKEDLNRFINVGFSGGERKRLELLQALLIEPKLLLLDEPDSGVDVDSLSVISRKIEELHERGVSIILITHYGRIFGHIDKEKLKVHIMNEGRIVRSGGSELIELIEERGFKAIFGGEDNE
- a CDS encoding translation initiation factor IF-5A, whose product is MGDKTKVQVSKLKPGRYIIIDDEPCRIVNITVSSPGKHGSAKARIEAVGIFDGKVRSIVKPTSAEVDVPIIDKKTAQVIAITPDTVQIMDMETYEMFEVPIETGVAEEIRDQLKEGINVEYWETLGRIKIMRIKGEGE
- a CDS encoding MBL fold metallo-hydrolase, giving the protein MKITIVFENHSGYRKGLIGYHGFSALVESNGYKILVDAGTEGKVLLNNMEELGIDVDDIDALFITHGHYDHTGGLKELLKGRSEPLEIYGHPDIFRKRIALKPKRRDIGIPFTKDELEALGAKFNLTPDPVEIVPGFLSSGEIRRETWDRAVGYFPDGSKDPVKDDMALIVEEGENVAVITGCGHSGIINIATHATRLTEKTITALIGGFHLRGIRKEMLEEVVNKLKDLEVKKLYAGHCTGIEEFAYLWSNLKNNVEGIYVGKEIKI
- a CDS encoding NifB/NifX family molybdenum-iron cluster-binding protein, which encodes MKFIVATVKGGLDDFVNQAFGRTPTFTIVEVDENGNITNVRVVENPGYSQPRGAGVTAAQYCINEGADVVIAGQFGPNSSAVLQAAGMRFVSAPPTMTVREAIEAYLRGELTQAVLAPEGGGRGRGRGRGRGWRGGFV